One segment of Desulfosudis oleivorans Hxd3 DNA contains the following:
- the glpB gene encoding glycerol-3-phosphate dehydrogenase subunit GlpB — translation MNLNNSTDYDCLIIGGGLSGLACGITCLAEGLSCAILSSGMSALHFSSGSVDLLGYFPEATVVPDPFDALPRFIDMHSEHPYARCGIDTIKEALAFFRQEMARAGLPLHENCSRNHFHVTALGTLKPTFFSQRSVFNQEIRSVIDHTPAITIMNIQGFRDFHPGLAAANLKRHKLFSACDIQCAEMHLPEKEKNPSPVHAMRSIDIARIFDTMDPDEMARLIRTACPDADIVGLPAVLGIERHNAVLDRLRQKTGKIIYEVPTLPPSMPGMRLDNALKSRFAAMGGVFIQRETVEKGTIANGRVTAIRTKNQNDTLTAGFYVLSTGSFFSGGLVSRFDQIAEPVFNLALARSPEARCLGSENFFAPGGHAFLSAGVITDDTFHPKTPAGETVENLFCTGAVLSGYDPVNQGCGGGVAVATGYVTGRRIARGIYSATRQRQDYPDLP, via the coding sequence ATGAATTTGAATAACAGCACCGACTACGACTGCCTGATCATCGGTGGCGGCCTGTCAGGTCTTGCCTGCGGCATCACCTGCCTTGCCGAAGGGCTTTCCTGCGCCATTCTCTCCTCGGGCATGAGCGCCCTGCACTTTTCATCCGGCTCTGTGGACCTGCTGGGATATTTTCCGGAAGCCACCGTTGTGCCCGACCCCTTTGACGCCCTGCCCCGGTTTATCGACATGCATTCGGAACACCCCTACGCGCGGTGCGGCATCGACACCATAAAAGAGGCCCTGGCCTTTTTCAGGCAGGAAATGGCCAGAGCCGGGCTGCCCCTCCATGAGAACTGTTCCCGCAACCACTTTCACGTCACGGCCCTGGGCACGCTGAAGCCCACCTTCTTTTCCCAGCGAAGCGTTTTCAACCAGGAGATACGGTCGGTCATCGACCACACCCCGGCCATTACCATCATGAACATTCAGGGTTTTCGGGACTTTCATCCCGGCCTGGCCGCAGCCAACCTCAAACGGCACAAGCTGTTTTCCGCCTGCGACATTCAGTGCGCCGAGATGCATCTGCCGGAAAAGGAGAAAAACCCTTCACCGGTCCACGCCATGCGCTCCATCGACATCGCCCGGATATTTGACACCATGGACCCGGATGAAATGGCCCGTCTTATCAGAACGGCCTGCCCGGACGCCGATATCGTGGGGCTTCCGGCGGTGCTGGGAATTGAACGCCACAACGCGGTGCTGGACCGGCTGCGCCAAAAAACCGGGAAAATCATTTACGAAGTACCCACCCTTCCCCCCTCCATGCCGGGCATGCGGCTGGACAATGCGCTCAAGTCCCGGTTCGCGGCCATGGGCGGTGTCTTTATCCAGCGGGAAACCGTGGAAAAGGGGACCATCGCCAACGGCCGTGTAACCGCCATCCGCACAAAAAACCAAAACGACACCCTTACAGCGGGGTTTTATGTGCTGTCCACCGGCAGTTTCTTTTCAGGAGGCCTTGTCAGCCGGTTTGATCAAATCGCGGAGCCGGTCTTCAACCTGGCCCTGGCCCGGTCGCCTGAAGCCCGCTGCCTGGGATCGGAAAACTTTTTTGCCCCTGGGGGGCATGCGTTTCTTTCCGCCGGGGTCATCACGGATGACACGTTCCATCCGAAGACCCCGGCGGGAGAGACCGTGGAAAACCTTTTCTGCACGGGTGCGGTGCTGTCCGGCTACGACCCGGTCAACCAGGGGTGCGGCGGCGGCGTGGCCGTTGCCACCGGCTATGTGACGGGCCGGCGCATCGCCCGGGGCATCTATTCGGCCACCCGCCAGCGCCAGGACTATCCGGATTTGCCATGA
- a CDS encoding TolB family protein: MKHFASLIQIAAVGLTFLLAANTPGTTNTLPSVTIKKTFLSLQPQDSMAYAESAVISPDSTHLAYVVKNETGMQVMTNDKAGKLYDQIARGFPVFSPQKNRVGYIATLAGKNIVVVDKTEYPGFDGACCLTFSPDGKSFAYIAQKEGKQVVLFNGTPHDPFDAIDRQIGLVFGPGSSRLAYSGLDQGRVILVIDGKPQERAWDIIDEIAFSPDAKNIACIATTQKKYFVVQNSTTYGPFDMAEALTWAPDNKSLVFVAIKNDNWITVKNGREMPSGKYTIQTVFNPVKKVYEYMVPQITPPVFSPDASRLAFTMIEEFRYRIRVEDQKGPLFDRVGEPVFSPDSRHYAYIGIVSGKTNQYAFIYDGNPIATYEGIVPPVVFSPDAQRTAFRIANEKGMGSVVVDGQKAEWYDDISTPVFSPDSKHVAYKALKNKKVFMVVDKKEHGPFDDTTPPFFSPDSNCMAYLAREAPYSCFLIVNDDKVLPFNSFFNYQQTPIVFDGDNQLHFIGLFLENNRFKVYRIDAEISFQTGNEE, encoded by the coding sequence ATGAAACACTTTGCCTCTCTTATTCAAATTGCGGCCGTTGGTCTTACCTTTCTGTTGGCTGCTAACACGCCGGGAACGACCAACACACTCCCTTCCGTTACCATAAAAAAGACGTTCCTGAGTTTACAACCTCAAGACAGTATGGCCTACGCGGAGTCAGCCGTTATCAGCCCGGATTCGACGCACTTGGCCTATGTTGTTAAAAATGAGACGGGCATGCAGGTGATGACAAATGACAAGGCCGGAAAACTTTACGACCAGATTGCCAGAGGATTTCCTGTTTTTAGCCCGCAAAAAAACCGGGTTGGATATATTGCAACCCTTGCCGGCAAAAATATCGTGGTGGTGGATAAGACGGAATACCCCGGGTTTGACGGTGCCTGCTGCCTGACATTCAGCCCGGACGGAAAAAGCTTTGCCTATATTGCCCAGAAAGAAGGTAAGCAGGTGGTGCTGTTCAACGGCACACCCCATGATCCCTTTGACGCCATTGACCGCCAGATCGGGCTGGTGTTCGGCCCCGGTTCCAGCCGACTGGCCTATTCCGGTCTTGACCAGGGCCGGGTGATTCTGGTGATCGACGGGAAGCCCCAGGAACGGGCCTGGGATATCATTGACGAGATCGCCTTCAGTCCAGATGCGAAAAATATCGCCTGTATTGCCACTACTCAAAAAAAATATTTTGTCGTTCAAAACAGTACGACTTACGGCCCTTTTGACATGGCTGAGGCCCTGACCTGGGCCCCTGACAATAAATCACTGGTGTTTGTTGCCATAAAAAATGACAACTGGATAACCGTAAAAAACGGGAGGGAGATGCCGTCTGGCAAATATACGATCCAGACCGTCTTTAACCCGGTAAAAAAAGTATACGAGTACATGGTGCCCCAGATCACCCCGCCTGTATTCAGTCCGGATGCATCACGGCTTGCCTTTACCATGATCGAAGAATTCAGATACCGAATCCGCGTTGAAGATCAGAAGGGACCTCTGTTCGACAGGGTTGGCGAACCTGTCTTCTCCCCTGACTCCCGACATTATGCATATATAGGCATCGTATCCGGCAAAACAAACCAATACGCCTTCATTTATGACGGCAATCCAATAGCTACGTACGAGGGTATTGTACCACCAGTGGTCTTTTCTCCGGACGCACAGCGAACGGCCTTCCGGATCGCTAATGAGAAAGGAATGGGTTCGGTAGTAGTGGATGGCCAGAAGGCAGAATGGTATGACGATATCAGCACGCCTGTCTTCAGCCCCGATTCCAAGCATGTGGCTTACAAAGCCTTGAAAAACAAAAAGGTCTTCATGGTTGTTGACAAAAAAGAGCATGGGCCATTTGATGACACGACACCCCCTTTTTTCAGCCCTGACAGCAACTGCATGGCTTACCTGGCACGAGAAGCCCCATATTCCTGTTTTCTCATCGTAAACGATGACAAAGTGCTACCTTTTAACTCTTTTTTCAATTATCAACAAACACCGATCGTATTTGACGGGGACAACCAACTCCACTTCATTGGCCTCTTTCTTGAGAACAACCGCTTCAAAGTTTATCGCATCGACGCAGAGATAAGCTTCCAGACCGGAAACGAGGAATAG
- the glpA gene encoding anaerobic glycerol-3-phosphate dehydrogenase subunit A, with translation MKQIETDILVIGGGATGTAVARDCAMRGIPCVLVERTDLAAGTTGRNHGLLHSGARYAVKDFESAVECITENRILKKIARHCIEETGGLFVSLPEDDPAYHDALVQACRRADIPCREIDATTALAMEPNLNPAVTRAVTVPDATIDPFRLASANALDASERGAQILTHTRVTGFIQDQDAVVGARCLDRCTRETFEIRAKVVINASGVWGQELCRMADIELVMFPSKGAMVILDYRINNVVLNRCRKPADGDILVPGDTVSLIGTTSQRIAYEAISDLRVTDDEIRTLLKEGERLVPNLSRTRVLRAFCGVRPLVAASPGETHGRNITRGIVLIDHQQRDQVKNFITIAGGKLMTSRLMAEKAVNLACRKLGENLPCRTAATPLPGSEEPIPRGVRALPFSESVAQSTYYRHGKRADDILEESDGGTGLICECEMVTSREVAYALKHLHVKDIVDLRRRTRIGMGPCQGLFCAYRSAGAFIEHRHTDGTDATKMLIDFLEERWKGIRPVLWGDTLREAEFSYWICQGIFGLGKTVASSPGRGEGVCLADEFE, from the coding sequence ATGAAACAGATCGAAACCGACATTCTTGTCATCGGCGGCGGCGCCACCGGCACCGCCGTGGCCAGGGACTGCGCTATGCGCGGCATTCCCTGCGTGCTGGTGGAGCGGACCGACCTGGCCGCCGGCACCACCGGGCGGAACCACGGCCTTTTGCACTCCGGTGCCCGCTACGCGGTCAAGGACTTTGAATCCGCCGTGGAGTGCATCACGGAAAACCGGATTTTAAAAAAAATCGCCCGCCACTGCATCGAAGAGACCGGCGGCCTGTTCGTTTCCCTTCCGGAGGACGACCCGGCCTACCATGACGCCCTGGTGCAGGCCTGCCGCAGGGCGGACATTCCCTGCCGGGAGATCGACGCTACCACCGCCCTGGCCATGGAACCCAACCTGAACCCCGCCGTCACCCGGGCTGTCACCGTGCCGGACGCCACCATTGATCCTTTTCGCCTGGCATCGGCCAATGCCTTAGACGCCTCGGAACGCGGGGCACAAATCCTGACTCACACCCGGGTCACCGGTTTTATTCAGGATCAGGATGCGGTTGTCGGCGCCCGGTGCCTGGACCGGTGCACCAGGGAAACATTTGAAATTCGGGCAAAGGTGGTGATCAACGCCTCCGGCGTGTGGGGTCAGGAACTCTGCAGAATGGCCGATATCGAGCTGGTCATGTTCCCCTCCAAGGGTGCCATGGTGATCCTGGACTACCGCATCAACAACGTGGTGCTGAACCGCTGCAGAAAACCGGCTGACGGCGACATCCTGGTGCCGGGGGACACCGTCTCCCTGATCGGCACCACCTCCCAACGCATTGCCTACGAGGCGATCTCCGATCTGCGGGTCACCGACGACGAAATCCGGACCCTGCTCAAAGAAGGAGAACGTCTTGTGCCCAACCTGTCCCGCACCCGCGTGCTGCGGGCCTTCTGCGGGGTCCGGCCCCTGGTGGCCGCGTCACCCGGCGAGACCCACGGCCGCAACATCACCCGGGGCATCGTGCTCATCGACCATCAGCAGCGGGACCAGGTAAAAAATTTTATCACCATTGCCGGGGGCAAGCTCATGACCTCCCGGCTGATGGCGGAAAAGGCCGTAAACCTGGCCTGCCGAAAGCTGGGGGAAAACCTTCCCTGCCGCACCGCTGCGACCCCCCTGCCCGGATCGGAAGAACCGATTCCCCGGGGCGTCCGCGCCCTGCCTTTTTCCGAATCCGTGGCCCAGTCGACCTACTACCGCCACGGCAAACGGGCCGACGACATTCTTGAAGAGAGCGACGGCGGCACGGGCCTGATCTGCGAATGCGAAATGGTCACCTCCCGGGAGGTGGCCTATGCCTTAAAACACCTGCACGTAAAGGACATCGTGGACCTGCGGCGCCGGACCCGCATCGGCATGGGGCCCTGCCAGGGGTTGTTCTGCGCCTACCGCAGCGCCGGCGCCTTTATCGAACACCGGCATACCGACGGCACCGATGCCACAAAAATGCTTATCGACTTTTTAGAAGAGCGGTGGAAAGGCATTCGGCCGGTGCTGTGGGGCGATACCCTGAGGGAAGCCGAATTTTCCTACTGGATCTGCCAGGGAATCTTCGGCCTGGGAAAAACCGTTGCTTCCAGCCCGGGCAGGGGAGAAGGGGTCTGTCTTGCGGATGAATTTGAATAA
- a CDS encoding MBL fold metallo-hydrolase, with protein MKTYAIRQPRPEVYRIALAPPMEGFDNFITAWVYRGKKTLLVDTGPSVTADALLSALAEIRCRPDAILLTHIHIDHAGGIGRVSNAFPGTPVICHEKAIPHLVNPEKLWQSTRQTLGAMAEAYGPIDPVPETRLMNATELSCGLCRPVMTPGHAPHHISYLTPDNTLFAGEAGGVNLDLGDGHICLRPATPPRFDLKITVASMDRLIDTAPAVICYGHNSLRTNAVELLCRHRQQLFSWQALIGNEMEKGETGTLLSRCADRLLKEDTLLAGLSQVGPAVFQREQFFIKNSLAGFIGYLNDLRSLAR; from the coding sequence ATGAAAACTTATGCCATTCGCCAGCCACGGCCCGAGGTATACCGGATCGCCCTGGCGCCGCCCATGGAAGGGTTTGATAACTTTATCACCGCGTGGGTCTACCGGGGGAAAAAGACCCTGCTGGTGGATACCGGCCCGTCGGTAACAGCCGACGCCCTTTTGTCCGCCCTTGCCGAAATCAGGTGCCGGCCGGACGCTATTCTGCTCACCCATATTCACATCGACCATGCAGGCGGGATCGGCCGGGTGTCAAACGCCTTTCCCGGCACACCGGTCATCTGTCACGAAAAAGCCATTCCCCACCTGGTGAACCCTGAAAAACTGTGGCAGAGCACAAGACAGACCCTGGGGGCCATGGCCGAGGCCTACGGCCCTATTGATCCGGTACCTGAAACACGGCTGATGAATGCGACAGAGCTCTCCTGCGGTCTTTGCCGGCCCGTGATGACACCGGGCCATGCCCCCCACCACATCAGTTACCTCACACCGGACAACACCCTGTTTGCCGGAGAGGCGGGCGGGGTCAACCTCGACTTGGGAGACGGACACATCTGTCTCCGGCCGGCCACACCGCCCCGGTTCGATCTGAAAATCACCGTGGCAAGCATGGACCGCTTAATCGACACAGCGCCCGCAGTCATCTGCTACGGTCACAACAGCCTGCGGACAAATGCCGTTGAACTGCTTTGCCGCCACCGGCAACAGCTTTTTTCCTGGCAGGCGCTGATTGGAAATGAGATGGAAAAAGGCGAAACCGGCACCCTGCTTTCCCGCTGCGCAGACCGTCTGTTAAAAGAAGATACGCTTCTGGCCGGTCTGTCCCAAGTGGGCCCGGCCGTGTTTCAACGCGAACAGTTTTTTATAAAAAACAGTCTTGCCGGTTTTATCGGTTATCTTAACGACCTTCGGAGCCTTGCTCGATGA